A section of the Fibrobacter sp. UWP2 genome encodes:
- a CDS encoding FISUMP domain-containing protein: MKKRVLLLACTMMLSLSACGDDDDDFGPNLKKDFEELEESSSSYDDSEESSSSKKTSSSSEAEKDADKSSSSQNGSDEPESSSSFKAIADPNSGKDYRTVKIGGFTWLTENLRADTNSYCYDGKEDNCMLYGGLYQTDKATCPTGFRPATYEAWISLFGFAKTTAAIRTKKVWAGGGISGTDALGFSLLPAGSCGADKKCSGISTEARYYVTAGGKKGYFTIAYDLASPKFTEEKTVDTKGFYSVRCAKADSTVAEVKDIPKTCSSDQGSLLVEKTGQAYLCAGNEWTVIRDTVQKTCLSNQELQKFIYGDKIYICKSDSIREFTDMEQKLNRICSKANRGDTVWYDDKVYYCDSLMKWIVPTANQLGGECTAAKELDSIRVNKSTVYVCLNSEWIKPVRNDSLFGFCTAARTGELATADSIYTYVCKNYQWSTATKNDVLGSCTKNNAGTISTYNGTKYICKDSTWSTANTYEAHFGFCTADKENSFALDTTFSFSPYVCRNGSWKTANKDEYLGTCGSTNQGETKVYVHTTYVCDSNLSLF, from the coding sequence ATGAAAAAAAGAGTGCTGTTGTTGGCATGTACCATGATGCTGTCGTTGTCCGCCTGTGGCGACGATGACGACGACTTTGGACCCAACCTAAAGAAGGACTTCGAGGAACTCGAAGAGAGTTCGTCCTCTTACGACGATTCTGAGGAATCCTCGTCCAGCAAAAAAACTTCCAGCTCCAGCGAAGCCGAAAAAGACGCTGACAAGAGTTCTTCGTCGCAGAATGGCTCCGACGAGCCCGAGTCCTCGTCTAGCTTCAAGGCCATCGCCGACCCCAATTCGGGCAAGGACTACCGCACCGTGAAAATCGGCGGTTTTACCTGGCTTACCGAGAACCTGCGCGCCGACACCAACAGTTACTGCTACGACGGCAAGGAAGACAACTGCATGCTGTATGGCGGGCTCTACCAAACGGACAAGGCCACCTGCCCCACCGGGTTCAGGCCGGCGACCTACGAGGCGTGGATCTCGCTTTTTGGCTTTGCCAAGACGACGGCAGCGATCCGAACCAAAAAGGTCTGGGCTGGGGGCGGGATAAGCGGCACCGACGCTCTGGGATTCTCCCTTTTGCCCGCGGGCAGCTGCGGCGCCGACAAAAAATGCTCGGGAATCTCCACCGAGGCGCGGTACTACGTTACCGCAGGCGGCAAAAAAGGGTATTTCACCATCGCTTACGACCTCGCCTCGCCCAAGTTCACCGAAGAAAAAACCGTAGACACAAAGGGATTCTACAGCGTGCGATGCGCCAAGGCCGATTCCACGGTCGCGGAGGTCAAGGACATCCCCAAGACCTGCTCCAGTGACCAAGGTTCCTTGCTGGTCGAAAAAACAGGACAGGCCTACCTTTGCGCCGGCAACGAGTGGACCGTCATCAGGGATACCGTTCAAAAAACCTGCCTCAGCAACCAGGAACTGCAAAAGTTCATTTATGGCGACAAAATCTACATATGCAAGTCCGACTCCATAAGAGAGTTCACGGATATGGAGCAAAAACTCAACAGGATTTGCTCCAAGGCGAACCGGGGCGATACGGTGTGGTACGACGACAAAGTGTACTATTGCGACTCCTTGATGAAATGGATTGTGCCCACGGCAAACCAACTGGGGGGTGAATGTACCGCCGCCAAGGAACTGGACAGCATACGGGTGAACAAATCCACAGTGTACGTTTGCCTGAACAGCGAATGGATTAAACCGGTCCGCAACGACTCCCTGTTCGGTTTCTGCACTGCCGCCCGCACAGGCGAACTCGCCACGGCAGATTCCATCTATACCTATGTATGCAAGAATTACCAGTGGTCTACGGCAACCAAAAATGACGTTCTGGGGTCATGTACAAAAAACAACGCCGGGACGATTTCGACATACAACGGCACCAAATACATTTGCAAGGATTCCACTTGGTCCACTGCCAACACCTACGAAGCCCATTTTGGCTTTTGCACTGCAGACAAAGAAAATTCCTTTGCCTTGGACACGACATTCTCGTTTTCACCTTATGTTTGCCGAAACGGTTCCTGGAAAACGGCAAACAAGGACGAATATTTAGGAACTTGCGGAAGCAC
- a CDS encoding HD family phosphohydrolase yields MKKKQKKIHLIIGWIIITAMAIALFPDKNIALQAEHPHLGQLSTRTIISPINFDIPKTQQEIEAERVRAAEKVSAIFEFNADETNRISDDLKQYLHKLGQYGALQGQISYANSDEYDTTVSRKVNQASKLYEVLKQRLSITAIKPLSQNSKARDSVLAVFNRMLERGVSNTLLAKTETEVQLFSNNYNIQNVKSLIYNKPTVSLIKDNEENTLEASAIQPLQRRIEEAFSQLQSAFPTEQGLQSAFYEVLYVFTLPNVFYLEKETEARKQDARNKVTRIKGMVPRGMEIVTQGAPVTKEILEKIEALQQAQQKEENSRLLTAPYGQALIFFIVISILFYFFFMSPSSKMLRSPRQLWSLIVLVALQLGAFWGVHYLTGYLGRIEGTIIPDSVDMMWLYPFAFAPVIATVLYDNRIGLAFSAFSAAIFGILNGYDLAATVAVFGVTALLIAPLSRMRYRVQFVWSIIVGIFALAGAISVMFLLRNRMGLEPFYQTMIVGTINITTCTAIASVLIIHLIERIFAITTVLTLMEMSDFNRPALKRISELAPGTFHHSIQVSNLAEKVADSIGANSLLVRVMGLYHDIGKTMRPEYFTENQKQGVNPHNSLEPEQSAKIIVGHVEQGAVLAKDYKIPELVSAGITEHHGTTLIQYFYVKAKELAEQTGATVNEEDYHYKGPKPQTKETAILMLADIIEATSRSMSDQNPESLAAMIHNTIQGRFNEGQFSECDLSIRELFKLEKAFLHSLDGTYHTRVKYPGQK; encoded by the coding sequence ATGAAAAAGAAGCAGAAGAAAATCCACCTTATCATTGGCTGGATTATCATTACGGCGATGGCTATCGCACTGTTCCCCGACAAGAACATCGCCCTGCAGGCCGAGCACCCGCACTTGGGCCAGCTCAGTACGCGCACCATCATCTCGCCCATCAACTTCGACATCCCCAAGACTCAGCAAGAGATTGAGGCGGAACGCGTTCGCGCCGCCGAAAAGGTGAGCGCTATTTTTGAGTTCAACGCCGACGAGACCAACCGCATTAGCGACGACCTCAAGCAGTATTTGCACAAGCTGGGGCAGTACGGAGCCCTGCAGGGGCAGATCAGCTACGCCAACAGCGACGAGTACGACACCACCGTCTCGCGCAAGGTGAACCAGGCGTCCAAGCTGTACGAAGTCCTAAAACAGCGCCTCTCCATTACCGCCATCAAGCCCTTGAGCCAGAACTCCAAGGCGCGCGACTCCGTTTTGGCAGTGTTTAACCGCATGCTCGAAAGGGGCGTCTCGAACACACTCCTCGCCAAGACCGAGACCGAAGTCCAGCTGTTCAGCAACAACTACAACATCCAGAACGTGAAGTCGCTCATTTACAACAAGCCGACGGTCTCGCTCATCAAGGACAACGAAGAGAACACGCTGGAAGCAAGCGCAATCCAGCCGCTGCAGCGTCGCATCGAAGAAGCCTTTAGCCAGCTGCAGAGCGCCTTCCCCACCGAACAGGGCTTGCAGAGCGCCTTTTACGAAGTGCTTTATGTGTTTACGCTCCCCAACGTGTTCTACCTCGAGAAAGAGACCGAAGCGCGCAAGCAGGACGCCCGCAACAAGGTCACGCGAATCAAGGGCATGGTGCCACGCGGCATGGAAATCGTGACGCAGGGCGCCCCGGTGACCAAGGAGATTCTCGAAAAGATCGAGGCTCTGCAGCAGGCTCAGCAAAAAGAGGAGAACTCCCGCCTGCTCACGGCCCCCTACGGCCAGGCGCTCATCTTTTTCATTGTCATCTCGATCCTGTTCTACTTCTTCTTTATGTCGCCATCCTCCAAGATGCTGCGTTCGCCGCGGCAACTGTGGAGCCTGATCGTGCTCGTGGCACTCCAGCTGGGGGCGTTCTGGGGCGTGCACTACCTCACGGGCTACCTCGGCCGCATTGAGGGAACCATTATTCCCGACAGCGTCGACATGATGTGGCTCTACCCGTTCGCCTTCGCCCCGGTGATAGCGACGGTGCTTTACGACAACCGCATTGGGCTCGCCTTCTCTGCGTTCTCTGCGGCGATCTTTGGCATTTTGAACGGCTACGACCTGGCGGCGACGGTCGCCGTGTTTGGCGTGACCGCCCTCCTCATTGCCCCGCTCTCCCGCATGCGTTACCGCGTGCAGTTCGTGTGGAGCATCATCGTGGGCATTTTCGCCTTGGCGGGTGCCATCAGCGTGATGTTCCTGCTGCGTAACCGCATGGGCCTTGAGCCCTTCTACCAGACCATGATCGTAGGTACCATCAACATCACGACGTGCACGGCGATTGCCTCCGTGCTCATCATCCACTTGATCGAGCGCATTTTCGCCATCACCACCGTGCTCACCCTCATGGAGATGTCCGACTTCAACCGTCCGGCGCTCAAGCGTATCTCTGAACTTGCCCCGGGCACCTTCCACCACAGTATCCAGGTCTCGAACCTTGCCGAGAAAGTCGCCGACAGCATTGGCGCGAATTCGCTGCTTGTGCGCGTGATGGGGCTCTACCACGACATTGGCAAAACGATGCGCCCCGAGTACTTTACCGAGAACCAGAAGCAAGGCGTGAACCCGCACAACAGCCTGGAACCCGAGCAGTCGGCAAAGATCATTGTGGGCCATGTGGAACAGGGTGCCGTACTCGCCAAGGACTACAAGATTCCCGAGCTCGTCTCGGCAGGCATTACCGAGCACCACGGTACAACGCTCATCCAGTACTTTTACGTGAAGGCAAAGGAGCTCGCCGAACAGACTGGCGCTACGGTGAACGAAGAGGACTACCACTACAAGGGCCCCAAGCCCCAAACCAAGGAAACCGCCATTTTAATGCTCGCCGACATTATCGAGGCCACCAGCCGCTCCATGAGCGACCAGAACCCCGAGAGTCTCGCCGCAATGATCCACAACACCATCCAGGGGCGCTTTAACGAAGGGCAGTTCAGCGAGTGCGACCTCTCGATCCGCGAACTGTTCAAGCTCGAGAAGGCGTTCCTCCACAGCCTGGACGGCACCTATCACACTCGTGTGAAATACCCCGGACAAAAGTAA